The following DNA comes from bacterium.
CCGGGCGCCTGCTTGATCTTACTCAGAAGGGCATACTTGCTCTTTTTGACCTGGTCGAAGGGATCGTCGATGCGGTGTTCTTTACCACTGCCGTCTATGCTGTACCATTGATCGGTAGCACCATCGTATTTGATCTTCCCGCCCTTGACCTCGATGACCAGGATCCCGTTGTCCGGATGGGCAACCACAAAATCGGTCTCCCCATCCACGGGAGCCTGTCCCGGCGATGGCCTGCCCAGCCATGAAACGCTGTAAAAGATAATGCTGTCGTCAGGAGCGTGGGAAGCGAAGGCCTCGTAAACGGCCTGCTCCGCATCCCGCAACGGGTCGTTGCGGACCGATTCAGGCAGTGGTGTGGGAATCAAGCGGGGCATGGGGTTAGACTAGTTCATGAAAAGGTAGGAATGCAAGGTGGGGTTTTGGATTCAACCATTTCTCAAAAAGTGTGAAAGGAGAGCTTGCCAAGCCATAGCTCAAAGAGCGACGGCTGGAACTGACCACACGGTTTGAACCTGCATGTCAAGTAATGACAATTGCACGGCTCTTTTATTGTGAAATTTACGACCAGTTTGAACGCATGATTGATGCTATAACCCGGGGGTCCAGCACCTTCTCACACGATTCCCAGTCGATCCTCTCCACATTGGCGTACCTTAATTCGAAGGGGTGACTTTTGGGTACCTCGTCTATGATTTTTGCGGCCTGTTCCCTTTCACCCATGGCCATGGCAACCCAGGCATCCTCCAGCACATCCGGGAGCTGGCCAAACAGGTTATAGATATCCTTGAGACGATCGGACAGGAGCTGATGCACCCGGTCTTCAACAGAATCCTTGTATCGCATGTTGTAAACGTAAACTTTGTCATGAACCTGGCCGATTCGCTGGATGCGGCCTTTTCTCTGTTCCAAACGGGTGGGGTTCCACGGAAGGTCCAGGTTAATCAACGTGGCAAGCCGTTGCAGGTTCAGCCCTTCCGAGGCGGCATCCGTTCCGATCATGAGTTTCAGCTCGCCCTTTCTAACCATAGTTTTAATGTCTTCGCGATTTTTCCGAGTCCAGGCGCCCCGCAGATAAATCCCTGACGATTGGGAGCCGGAGTATACAGCTATTTGTTCCTCAGGGTACTCTTCGGTAAGCTGCTCCGCCAGCCATAGCACCGAGTCACGGTACTGGCTGAAAATAATACACCCGCGCTCAAGCCACCTTCGGGCCGCCAGGCATTCGAGGACAACCTGATACTTGGGGTCCCTTTCCTGGTTCGCTTCCAGCGCCGCAACGAACTTTTCCAGAAGATCCCTTTCTGTCGAAGTCAGGCTTCGAGAGATACTGGCCATCTCAACTGGCTCTTCCTCCCCAAAAAGGTCCTCTTCCTCCTCCATCACTGGATCGAGGTCTTCCCATTCGGAGAGCATCTTTTGGGCCGTTTTCAATCCGGCATACACGGTGCTGCCAACGCGCCTTAAAAGGAGTGTTTTTAAAAACCCTGCCCCCTTCATTCGCTGACCCAGGGTGCGGCAAAATTCCTCAGCGAGGTCGTAGGCTTCGTGAAGGTAGGGCGGCAATAAGATGGCCTCCCTATCACCCTCACCAAACAGCTCAACACCGATTTTTTGCAAAAGTGGCTCGTTGGTCTCCGGGTCAATCTGGTTTTCCAGCTGCTCCCTGGTTCGCCGGATAATTCTGGTAATGAACGGATTGTGATCCTTGATGTATCGGGGAAAAAGGTCCCGCAGTCGCGAAACTTCGGGTGCTTTGAATCCCATAATGGCATCCCCGTCTACAACAGATTTCTTGTCTTCAAGGGCCAGCTTTGCCCGCAGTATTTCGAAATCCCGATGCTCTTCTTTCGGAGGGAGAGGGTTTCTTATCCATTCCCATTGCTCCTCAATACTTTCAGGTGGCTGATCGCTTCCCATGACCAGGGAGAGGGCCTGCCCCGACTTTCTCCAACGGCTAAAGGAGTTTCCCAATACGGATTCATCACCATGACTCAGGATATCAAGAAGGTCCCAGGCTTCAATCGGCCTGATCTGGACAGGAGTCGCTGTTGCCAGGAGCAGGCTCTGTGTTCTGTCGGCGATCTGCTTCATGAAAGCCAAGAGATTGTTCGCATCTGGTGCTTCATTATCCCTACCGTCCCCCAGGTTTTTACGGCGGGCACGATGGGCTTCATCAAGGATCACGCAATCATAAGTCAGGGAAAGAAGATGTTTGACCGCATCAGACCTTCGCGTGACCAACCCCCCTGATACGATCCCCACACGGCGCGGGCACCGTCGGATCCCCTCGGATCCTGTCACCGGGTATTCAATTTCACGTTCATCTACCCACTGTTTCCCTATCCATACCGCAGACGGCATTCCCAGGAGATCCAGCATCTCCCCTTGCCACTGCCATATGAGTGTCTTCGGGCAGATGATGAGGATCGGCTTATCCCCAGATAGACCGATGAGCAGGGCTGTCATAGCCAGCTGAAGGGTTTTCCCCAATCCGACCTGGTCCGCAAGGATGTACCGGGCCTTGCCAAGGGGGCCCTTGTGGGCATCGAAAGCTGTCTTGACAAAGTATTTCTGGTGTTCCCACAGACCAACCTCACGACGGTAAACGGGAGACTCGATGACGACAGGGGCGGGGTCCATCTGACCCTCTTGTGTTTCTTCGCCCTTCCATCCCTCCCGTGTCGGGATGACTTTCCTTTTTGACAATCGGCCCAGATCCTCAACAACAAAATCAGCAAGAGGGATAGAGTAGGGGGAACTCCAAAGGGCGTTAAACTCTTCCTGGACCCACTCGACAGCCTCGGAGGAGGAATCCTCCCAGACCAGCTCGTAGTTCATCTCCCATGCGGATTTAGACTCGTTGGCGCTGCCTAGAAAGCTCGTTTTGCTTCCATCGGCCAGGGTGACCACTCCGGCCTTCCCATGGACCAGGCCAAAGGCGTTATCGGGCAGGACGCGCACCTGCAACTTACCGCTCCTGAGGTATTCAAAGAGGGCCTGGAACCTGGATCTTGCCTTTTCTCCTCCCTCAAGATCGAGGTAGGATTCCGGCTGGGAAGCACACCACGATCGCCGTAGGGCAGCCTGGGCAGCCTTGGCAGTGATGACATCGGCAGGGTTCAGATCGGAGTTACAGATGAGCCTAATGGGGCCTGTTATGGATTCCAACTCCTCGCCGGCTACCTCTATAAGGGACGATGAGAAGTAACCGGCGATCCGGTCGTAGGACTTGGCGCCCCTGAGCCTGTCCAGCAGGAACGATTGTGACAGTGGTTCGAGCCGGGAAGAAAACCTTCGTACAGGGCTCATGCGCTGTCACCTACCTACCTGAAAATGTGATATTGGAAGCCAGCAACCTCTACACATGGTCGTTCCTCACGGCCCCTGCCAGAAGAGCGGCTGACCTGGCATCCTCAGTCCAGTGATCCAGACCCCGCACACCGCCAGTGGACGCAAGGTTTTCCAGCAGGTGTATGATCTTCTCCCTGCTGTTCCAGTAATCGGGCAGCTCCGTATGGAACCAGTCGAGTCCGCTTTTCACCTCATTATTTTTTCCAACAGAATGGATCGCAAAGAGGATCTGGCGGAGAAGAGAACCTGCAAACCCGTCCCCAGAAAGTCCACGTCGTCCGAGCTCCGTTGCTGTTTTCAGCCTTGTCTGGTTCGCCTTGGTCGAGGCTAGAAGGGCCGAATAATCGGCAGCCCCGAAACCCCTGGCCAGTTCCTGGTAAACACCGCTGCGCAGTTCTCCGTGTCCCTCGACTTCCAGACCTTTGAGGTAGAACCGCTCCATGGGGGAAAGAGTCTTCCATACCTCCCGGTCGATCCCCTTAGGGACAAGATGGTCACAGGCAACCTTGACAGCGTTGACGATCATCTGCTCTACCGGGTTGACCTCTCCACGTGACCTTTCTCGTTGTATCTCCCGGGCCGGATCGACTTCCTCAATAGGCCTCTCCGTCAGGATCCTCAAAGCAGCGGCGTAGGCTGCCAGCTGATAGTCAGCGTCGGCAAAATTGGGGTCGCTGTCATCCTCCAAAGCCGTCATGCTGTCGAGTTGTTCCCTGACTTCGGCTTCAATCTTGTAGGCGATCTCGTCCAGGAACACCGGCTCCTCCTCCGTTCTTTTACGGCAGACGAGAAGCACAGTTCCCTGAACGTAATTGCCTTCCTTGATGACGGCATCTGTCTCTGTCGAAATGCACCAGGCGGCGGTCACGCGCAGGCCGGCGGCCCATAGAATCAAAGCAAGGTCCGCCCAGACCCTTGCATCTTGATGGGTGAACATAACGATCTGCATGCCGTTATCCGGCATATGGTGGACCATTTTTTCGTAACACTCCACCATGGCCTGGCGGAAACCCTGATCGTTTCCCTTAACGACCAGGGCTCTTTTCGAGTCGGCATACCAGTCGGGGAAAAGAACTGGCAGCCGACCTCCATACCATGCCAGGAAGAATTCGGTGATCTCCTCATAATTGATGGCATCCGCATAAGGGGGATCAGTTATCCAGAAATGGCTCTTGTGTTCCAGCTGCCTGGCATCCAGAGGGATAACCACCGAATCCGAATCGATTTCCTGGGGATCATACCGCATGTACCAGACACCTTCGAGCAGTCCCAGGCCCTTGGAACCATAGTTATATAAGGTGTTAAGCGCCTGGTTGTAGAAGGTCTGGGCGAAGGATTCCCGAGCAGCACCAACGCCCCATCCCATAAGACGGGAGTTCCAGTTACAGCAGCGACCGACTCCAAGGAGGCCTGCAACCTTTTCCTCGATTGTGTCCCCGATTTCTTCGGTCATCTCCGTGAGCAGGCCATGGAGCAGAAGCTGGCGGGGAGTGAACAGGTGATGCCAATAGGTCCACCCACGGGTACGGATTGGCTCATCTGTTTTACTCCCTGGTTCGATGCGACGGTTCGGAATGAATCCCTTCTTCTGCCACTCCGGGAACCGTTCCTTGAGAAGTTTGAGGACCTTGGCCTCCCTGGCCATGTCCTCCGCTGTCGGGGCCCTGTAGTGCCTACGGGTCCTCTCCTCACCTTTCTCACCAGAATAGGTCTCTATCCAACGGATGCAGTAGAGCCTTTCCTGGAAGACGTCATCGGGTCGGGGGGCTATATCTTCATTTTCCCACATCCTCATGCCACGGCGAATGACTTCGATAGGAGTAGAGGGGCCCCCATCAGGAGGGACCAGCCGCGAGCTGCTGATGGTCCCGATCCCCTTGGCCGTCTTCTGCTCCTGGGAGGTCGCGTCCCACTGAATCTCTACTTTGAACCTTTTTTCCCCATGGTCCGGAACCAGATGGCCCACCACTCCGGAGGAGGGGCCGATAAGGAGTGACGGCAGGAGAGGAACGTGGTAGCCGGACTCCGGGTCCTTCACCTCGACGCAGTAAAGGAAGGCGTCAGCTCGCCAGCCGACCTCATTGGTTTCGATGCCCCACTCCACCACCTTCTCGTCCACGGCATGGAGGATCTTCTCCTGTGCCTCCCGGATCTTCTGGGCTGTCTCTTCACTCCCGCCAACCAAATTCAGGGAGGCCCAGGTGAGAATAGTTCCAACCGGACTCAGATCCGAACCGTATGCGTCACACCCTAACCGCGCCGCCTCGAAGGGAATGGAACCGGCTCCGCAGAAGGCATCCCCGACTTTGGGTCGTGATCCAAACCGCCTCTGCCCAAGCTCCTCGACCAACTCAGGGAGGGAGGATGCTGCTGTTCCAAGGTGGGCATTAATGTTGCTCCAGGTCTGGTCAGATGGACCGTCGATCTGTTCGGGTCGGCTGGCATACTCCCTTTTCTCCGAGAATGGCATGCGGTCAAACACGAGAACCTGGAGTTTCTGTGCACCCTCCCGGTCCAGTTTCTTAATTGTTTGGCCATCTTCTTTAAGAAATCGCTTCTGCACGGAACCCGGCATTCTCAGGAGTTCTTCCACCAAACGGGGGTTAGGGATCTTTTTGGATCTCCTTCGCCCCATGCCTTCATCATCCATGGTCAGGAGTTGGAGAAACACTTCACGGTCTTTGAGGGGGTCATCCGAGGCCGGCATAAGAAGGCCCAGGAGAGCAGCTCGAACCAGGATGAGGGGCTTTCGCCCCCACCATTTGCCTAGGCCTGTGAGGGTCTGGCTCTGGACCGCTTTCCTTTCCTTGAAGCTCTCCTGGGATATCTTCGCAACCGGGAACTGATCCTCGATAAAACTTTTGGCATCATGTAGATCGGCTATAACCTTACTAGAAGGGGCGGGTCTGGTTGAACGGCTCATGATTCGTTATCCCTCTCGTCGGCTTCTTTCGGCCGTTCATCCAAATCACTTTCACTGGCCAGACGGAAAAATTCCGGGACCACCAGATCGTCAGGCGAACGGTTAATGGCAGGGTTTTCGGAAAGGGCAAAACGCAGGGCTTTTCTCCAGCCCTTACCCCTGTCGAGGGTGCCGTGCCCGGTGGCAGCCGCTGTCTGGGTATAGAGCCACCACCGCTCCTCGGCCACCAGGCCCTTCCAGTTAGCCACTGCGTTGGAAACCAATCCCGGGTCAGCGTCCTCAATGGCCCAGGCGAGCAGTACGAGCTCTTTGCCCAGTTCCTTCCTCACCAGGTTGGGTCCGGTGCGCCATGCGCCGGCCTTTTTCCTTATTTTTTTCAGGCGTTGGTTAAAGTGCGCCCGGACTTCATCGGCGATGGCGTCCCATTTGGGACGGACGAGGACTGCCCTCACCTGGCCATCCAGTTTGTTGGTGTATGTCACTTCACTGGACCCTTTAACGCTGTCCCAGGTGAAATGTTCGCTGATCTCAACCTTCTGTGTTGAGGCTCGCTGTATCGTGACCACGAAATGATGCTGGCTTTCGGCAGGATCGAAGCCAAAGGAGTGGGAAATCCGTTTTGACGTATCGTAGCTATCCCTGGTCATTGATTTACTGTTTTATCTCTTCCGCGGTGAAGTTTGTGCGGCCATCCTCGACCCAGTCCAGGAAGTCCTGTCCCGCCTGGAAAACTACTTTCCGCGTTTTTAACTGGACCTGGCCGTCTCCCTGGATCTTCCTGAGGACATCGAGGCATTCCTCGATCAGCTCAGGGGCAATCTCCTTTTCTTCGAAGGTAGTGAGCTCTATCCACTCCCTTGTTCCAGCTATTCCCCCGATGATGATGGTTATCCCTTCCGCCCTGGCCTTATATTTCTTGAGGCCTTCCAGAAACTCATAGGATTCCTGGGTTGATGCGAAATCTTGAATGCGGGACCAAATCAAAGGTTTCTGGGGGTCAACCTTGATCTTCTCTTCCTTTTCCCAACTGATGGCAATGCGCTCAACTTCTGATTCGATTTCTTCCCTGGTTGCGTAAGCCAGGACCACAGAGGTGCCTTTGGGTAGGGCGAAGGGAGTATCGTAGACAGCCCCGGCAACTTTGGGATCAGAACCATCTGTCGAGTAGTAGACATCGGCTGATGGAGCGGCCTGAAGCTCCATCATCTTATCGCTGCCTTTCTGATAGGTTTTGTACTTCAAGGTGATCCGGTTTTTCCAAAGTGTGGGCTCTCCCGCCTCATGGCGGCCGGCACTGTCAACGGCAAGGAACGAAACCTTGAGATCGTTCCCATCCCACCTCGAGCCGTCCAGTTTGGCCGATGCAGTAGTGGCCGGCCCTCCGATTTCGTAATAGATGGTGTCTCCGTTAATGGGGGTGACCCTGAGTACAACGTCGCCGGTATTATCGTTCCTCGATTGCTCCTGGATGGAAACGTTGGTTTTCGGCTGGGGGAAAGGACCCTTGTCGACAAAACCACCATCCTCCCTCCAGAGATCCTTGTGCAGGCAGTCTTCCCTCAGACGGTCCAGGGCATCTGCTCTGTGCCACTGCCATTTCGGCATAGCGCCTGCCCTTTTCTTGATCTCCCCCCATGGCATGGATTGCTGAGTAAATAACCTCTGTTCACACTTCTTCCGGAAAGTCTCGCTGGAGATATCATCGGTGAACTTCATCTTCTCCTTCAGTACGTCGATGATCTGCTGCTCGCCGGAGTACTGGTTTCCCTCAAACTTCATCCGGAAGTCAGCCTGGACGAGGCCTGATTCCGTTGGATACCAGACGGTGGTAAAGGTCTCCCGGACAGCTGAGTGGAAATTGTGCAGGATTCGCTCGTTCAGCTCCCTGGCCTGAAGCATCTGCGGGTCGTTATCAGGGACTCTCTCCGTTTGCAGGTCGTTGAGGATGTGCTGGACGGCCTTGAGCCGTTTCCCCACATCTATCAGCTGATCGTAGGTGTCCTTTGTTCCCGTGAGGAAACAGATCCTGTTTTTCCACATCGTCTGCTCATAGAACTGGACCAGTTCCGGTCGGAGGTGGCCACCTAATCGAGGTTCAGTAACTACCAACGTCGTCCGGTCCTGTTCGAGCTCAATCTCATCCACTGGAGGGAGAACCTGAACCTTCTGGTAGCACCATCCATTGGTGACTTTGAAAAGTTCCTGGAGTCGCTCCCTGAGTTCCTTTTCGGCTTGCTCCTGCGCGAAAGCTCGAACCAGAGATTCCAGTTTAGCAATGAGGTTCTGAACGTTTTTGAAAAAAAGCTTTCCATCTCTGGTGCTGTGAAGGTACCAGGCTGCGGTCGAAATCTTGGAC
Coding sequences within:
- a CDS encoding helicase-related protein, translating into MSPVRRFSSRLEPLSQSFLLDRLRGAKSYDRIAGYFSSSLIEVAGEELESITGPIRLICNSDLNPADVITAKAAQAALRRSWCASQPESYLDLEGGEKARSRFQALFEYLRSGKLQVRVLPDNAFGLVHGKAGVVTLADGSKTSFLGSANESKSAWEMNYELVWEDSSSEAVEWVQEEFNALWSSPYSIPLADFVVEDLGRLSKRKVIPTREGWKGEETQEGQMDPAPVVIESPVYRREVGLWEHQKYFVKTAFDAHKGPLGKARYILADQVGLGKTLQLAMTALLIGLSGDKPILIICPKTLIWQWQGEMLDLLGMPSAVWIGKQWVDEREIEYPVTGSEGIRRCPRRVGIVSGGLVTRRSDAVKHLLSLTYDCVILDEAHRARRKNLGDGRDNEAPDANNLLAFMKQIADRTQSLLLATATPVQIRPIEAWDLLDILSHGDESVLGNSFSRWRKSGQALSLVMGSDQPPESIEEQWEWIRNPLPPKEEHRDFEILRAKLALEDKKSVVDGDAIMGFKAPEVSRLRDLFPRYIKDHNPFITRIIRRTREQLENQIDPETNEPLLQKIGVELFGEGDREAILLPPYLHEAYDLAEEFCRTLGQRMKGAGFLKTLLLRRVGSTVYAGLKTAQKMLSEWEDLDPVMEEEEDLFGEEEPVEMASISRSLTSTERDLLEKFVAALEANQERDPKYQVVLECLAARRWLERGCIIFSQYRDSVLWLAEQLTEEYPEEQIAVYSGSQSSGIYLRGAWTRKNREDIKTMVRKGELKLMIGTDAASEGLNLQRLATLINLDLPWNPTRLEQRKGRIQRIGQVHDKVYVYNMRYKDSVEDRVHQLLSDRLKDIYNLFGQLPDVLEDAWVAMAMGEREQAAKIIDEVPKSHPFELRYANVERIDWESCEKVLDPRVIASIMRSNWS
- a CDS encoding DUF499 domain-containing protein, which gives rise to MLGINKGIWGSLAEQLGKKAHFKECYSPLQAPGQKAWENLFDGETVLLLVDELPPYFENAKSKAVGNSDLAQVTATALSNLLVAIGKESCSRVCLVITDLAAAYESGSAQITALLSDFENETHRTAMTLEPVRLNSDELYHILRKRIFTGLPSEGQIEEVAQGYAKAIRDAKQMAITSQSPEEFAQHITSSYPFHPGIRDLYARFRQNPGFQQTRGLIRLMRIVVARLWTTGIAEHSYLVGAHDLDLNDQETRAEIGQINSSLDNAIAHDIASDGQAVAEVMAANMGNKDATDACKLLLMASLANVPNATLGLAIPELVAYLCEPGRDLSKLKEETLSKISTAAWYLHSTRDGKLFFKNVQNLIAKLESLVRAFAQEQAEKELRERLQELFKVTNGWCYQKVQVLPPVDEIELEQDRTTLVVTEPRLGGHLRPELVQFYEQTMWKNRICFLTGTKDTYDQLIDVGKRLKAVQHILNDLQTERVPDNDPQMLQARELNERILHNFHSAVRETFTTVWYPTESGLVQADFRMKFEGNQYSGEQQIIDVLKEKMKFTDDISSETFRKKCEQRLFTQQSMPWGEIKKRAGAMPKWQWHRADALDRLREDCLHKDLWREDGGFVDKGPFPQPKTNVSIQEQSRNDNTGDVVLRVTPINGDTIYYEIGGPATTASAKLDGSRWDGNDLKVSFLAVDSAGRHEAGEPTLWKNRITLKYKTYQKGSDKMMELQAAPSADVYYSTDGSDPKVAGAVYDTPFALPKGTSVVLAYATREEIESEVERIAISWEKEEKIKVDPQKPLIWSRIQDFASTQESYEFLEGLKKYKARAEGITIIIGGIAGTREWIELTTFEEKEIAPELIEECLDVLRKIQGDGQVQLKTRKVVFQAGQDFLDWVEDGRTNFTAEEIKQ
- a CDS encoding DUF1156 domain-containing protein, which encodes MSRSTRPAPSSKVIADLHDAKSFIEDQFPVAKISQESFKERKAVQSQTLTGLGKWWGRKPLILVRAALLGLLMPASDDPLKDREVFLQLLTMDDEGMGRRRSKKIPNPRLVEELLRMPGSVQKRFLKEDGQTIKKLDREGAQKLQVLVFDRMPFSEKREYASRPEQIDGPSDQTWSNINAHLGTAASSLPELVEELGQRRFGSRPKVGDAFCGAGSIPFEAARLGCDAYGSDLSPVGTILTWASLNLVGGSEETAQKIREAQEKILHAVDEKVVEWGIETNEVGWRADAFLYCVEVKDPESGYHVPLLPSLLIGPSSGVVGHLVPDHGEKRFKVEIQWDATSQEQKTAKGIGTISSSRLVPPDGGPSTPIEVIRRGMRMWENEDIAPRPDDVFQERLYCIRWIETYSGEKGEERTRRHYRAPTAEDMAREAKVLKLLKERFPEWQKKGFIPNRRIEPGSKTDEPIRTRGWTYWHHLFTPRQLLLHGLLTEMTEEIGDTIEEKVAGLLGVGRCCNWNSRLMGWGVGAARESFAQTFYNQALNTLYNYGSKGLGLLEGVWYMRYDPQEIDSDSVVIPLDARQLEHKSHFWITDPPYADAINYEEITEFFLAWYGGRLPVLFPDWYADSKRALVVKGNDQGFRQAMVECYEKMVHHMPDNGMQIVMFTHQDARVWADLALILWAAGLRVTAAWCISTETDAVIKEGNYVQGTVLLVCRKRTEEEPVFLDEIAYKIEAEVREQLDSMTALEDDSDPNFADADYQLAAYAAALRILTERPIEEVDPAREIQRERSRGEVNPVEQMIVNAVKVACDHLVPKGIDREVWKTLSPMERFYLKGLEVEGHGELRSGVYQELARGFGAADYSALLASTKANQTRLKTATELGRRGLSGDGFAGSLLRQILFAIHSVGKNNEVKSGLDWFHTELPDYWNSREKIIHLLENLASTGGVRGLDHWTEDARSAALLAGAVRNDHV
- a CDS encoding DUF3780 domain-containing protein gives rise to the protein MTRDSYDTSKRISHSFGFDPAESQHHFVVTIQRASTQKVEISEHFTWDSVKGSSEVTYTNKLDGQVRAVLVRPKWDAIADEVRAHFNQRLKKIRKKAGAWRTGPNLVRKELGKELVLLAWAIEDADPGLVSNAVANWKGLVAEERWWLYTQTAAATGHGTLDRGKGWRKALRFALSENPAINRSPDDLVVPEFFRLASESDLDERPKEADERDNES